A stretch of Desulfuromonas acetexigens DNA encodes these proteins:
- a CDS encoding tetratricopeptide repeat protein produces the protein MRILITTLILLSVLACPVAAATPTQLLRIDKAEETTSTRLSLDFSALPEHRLEVSGQRVDLFLSDTEAASLPAPPEDGKVLKVLLARQGRLLMVSFLLRTAPASVKVLTDPGNRRLLLHLDWGSGRAPARLAISRNPPRLASLKGGQVVKNILEGEDFSASWRRFCEEYETPLGVAAPVRYSLPPLPLLVFSPATTGAVGARLAEGVEALSSGSWIRALRLFDGVPPRELTGVDREAHALLHGETLLRLGETGRAQTVLDNFLNAFPDSALRSRALYLFGYLRALRGEPYDSGFLLGNLQETAKDAVYYRQLGLLLRAEVELATERPKAALATLDQEQLAAQLVPYGGRSRADALFDLGDTAAALEQYRALNPQIKAWGAFPQSLARLAEACYRQGDFAAAVARYAELAQVAGTPAARNLAAFGHARALIRSGRVDAGMSQLRTLAAGSEEDEAAQRARLLILDQEVLAAPAEKGFMKVLSYQQLGVTAVRRELREEAAFKHVLLAALQNVDRTTLGFLEEFIRQHRQGRFQDFSQALLNELLPQVIRQTVGRQDYFGALVLVEKYRDHLVALGTGSELLLDLGSALRSLGLLDKAADVYFFMLDAYRGEAGEEPFYAPLLEVLSAKEDHRLVIEYADRYLEHFPKGEQVQSALSHKLRALTAQKDYPAAAKILTSTELKRTPELDLLAGTVFWEVADMDRAAESLARVLTDPAVRAEHPQQLLRWAEAEFKRKRFDAALPLYRELEGVAGLADQARYRQGQILLATGRRGEALKLFTDLAEKGEAPQWRQAASGALFAETPR, from the coding sequence TTGCGTATCCTGATCACGACCTTGATTTTGCTGTCGGTTCTCGCCTGCCCGGTGGCGGCGGCGACGCCGACCCAGTTGCTTCGCATCGACAAGGCGGAGGAAACCACCTCCACCCGCCTGAGCCTGGACTTTTCCGCCCTGCCCGAGCATCGGCTCGAAGTTTCCGGACAGCGGGTCGACCTCTTTTTGAGCGATACGGAAGCCGCCTCTTTGCCTGCCCCGCCGGAGGATGGCAAGGTTTTAAAAGTGCTGCTGGCCCGACAGGGACGGCTCTTGATGGTCTCCTTTCTGCTGCGCACGGCCCCGGCCAGTGTCAAAGTCTTGACTGATCCCGGAAATCGTCGGTTGCTGCTCCATCTCGACTGGGGGAGTGGTCGTGCGCCGGCACGCCTGGCCATCTCCCGCAACCCACCCCGGCTAGCCTCGCTGAAGGGCGGGCAGGTGGTGAAGAATATTCTTGAAGGGGAGGATTTTTCCGCCTCCTGGCGCCGTTTCTGCGAAGAGTACGAAACGCCCCTGGGGGTTGCTGCGCCGGTACGCTATTCTCTGCCCCCCCTGCCGCTGCTCGTTTTCAGCCCGGCCACCACCGGCGCCGTCGGTGCGCGCCTGGCCGAAGGGGTCGAGGCGCTGAGCAGCGGCAGTTGGATCCGGGCGCTGAGGCTCTTCGACGGGGTGCCGCCCAGGGAGCTTACGGGGGTGGATCGCGAAGCCCACGCCCTGCTGCACGGAGAAACTCTGCTGCGTCTCGGCGAGACCGGGCGCGCCCAGACCGTTCTCGACAACTTCCTGAACGCCTTTCCCGACTCGGCCCTGCGCAGTCGCGCACTCTATCTGTTCGGCTACCTGCGGGCACTGCGGGGGGAACCCTACGATTCCGGTTTTCTCCTCGGCAACCTGCAGGAAACGGCCAAGGATGCCGTTTACTATCGGCAGCTGGGGCTGTTGCTGCGAGCCGAGGTTGAACTCGCCACCGAGCGGCCCAAAGCGGCGTTGGCGACCCTCGATCAGGAGCAACTGGCCGCGCAGCTTGTCCCCTACGGCGGACGCAGCCGCGCCGACGCCCTCTTCGACCTGGGCGACACGGCGGCGGCCCTCGAACAGTATCGGGCGCTGAATCCCCAGATCAAGGCCTGGGGCGCATTCCCGCAATCGCTGGCGCGTCTGGCCGAGGCCTGTTACCGCCAGGGGGATTTCGCCGCCGCCGTCGCCCGCTACGCCGAACTGGCCCAGGTTGCCGGCACGCCCGCCGCCAGGAATCTCGCCGCCTTCGGACACGCCCGTGCCCTCATTCGCAGCGGCCGGGTCGATGCCGGGATGTCGCAGCTGCGGACCCTGGCCGCCGGATCGGAGGAGGATGAGGCGGCGCAACGGGCGCGTTTGCTCATCCTCGACCAGGAAGTCCTCGCCGCTCCGGCCGAAAAAGGCTTCATGAAAGTTCTCAGCTATCAGCAGCTGGGCGTCACCGCCGTCCGTCGCGAACTGCGCGAGGAGGCGGCTTTCAAGCATGTGTTGCTGGCCGCCCTGCAGAATGTCGATCGCACCACCCTCGGTTTTCTCGAAGAGTTCATCCGTCAGCATCGCCAGGGGCGCTTTCAGGATTTCTCCCAGGCGCTGCTCAACGAACTGCTGCCGCAGGTCATCCGCCAGACGGTGGGACGGCAGGACTACTTCGGCGCCCTGGTGCTGGTGGAAAAGTACCGGGATCATTTGGTGGCGCTCGGCACCGGCAGCGAACTGCTGCTTGATCTCGGCAGCGCCCTGCGCAGCCTGGGCTTGCTCGATAAGGCTGCCGACGTCTATTTCTTCATGCTCGACGCCTACCGGGGGGAGGCGGGGGAGGAGCCTTTCTACGCCCCGTTGCTGGAGGTTTTGTCGGCCAAAGAAGATCACCGGTTGGTCATCGAGTACGCCGACCGCTATCTGGAACATTTCCCCAAGGGGGAACAGGTGCAATCGGCGCTGAGCCACAAATTGCGGGCGCTGACGGCGCAAAAGGATTATCCCGCGGCTGCCAAAATTTTGACATCCACTGAGCTGAAACGCACGCCCGAGCTCGATCTGCTTGCCGGAACGGTCTTCTGGGAGGTGGCGGACATGGATCGGGCGGCCGAATCCCTGGCCCGGGTCTTGACCGATCCCGCAGTCCGGGCAGAACATCCCCAGCAGCTGCTGCGCTGGGCCGAGGCCGAGTTCAAGCGCAAGCGCTTTGATGCGGCCCTGCCCCTTTACCGCGAGCTGGAAGGGGTCGCCGGCCTGGCCGATCAGGCCCGTTACCGGCAAGGGCAGATTCTTCTCGCCACCGGTCGTCGGGGGGAAGCCCTTAAGTTATTTACCGATCTGGCCGAAAAGGGGGAAGCTCCCCAGTGGCGTCAGGCCGCTTCGGGCGCGTTGTTTGCAGAGACACCCCGGTAG
- the flgB gene encoding flagellar basal body rod protein FlgB has protein sequence MPKLELFDQSIRLLEKTLDMRQRNQEIISSNIANAETPGYTPSRLEFEEQLRQALKPLPGAAAATHPAHFPIGTGDLSGVRGRVIREPDTLGFGDGNGVNLEREMIAMAENQLLYETATQVISKKLGLLKYVAQDGR, from the coding sequence ATGCCGAAGTTGGAACTTTTCGATCAGTCGATCCGTTTGCTGGAAAAGACCCTGGATATGCGCCAGCGCAACCAGGAGATCATCTCCTCGAACATCGCCAACGCCGAGACCCCCGGCTATACACCTTCGCGCCTGGAGTTCGAAGAGCAGCTGCGTCAGGCCCTCAAGCCTCTTCCCGGCGCGGCGGCGGCGACCCATCCGGCCCATTTCCCCATCGGCACCGGCGATCTCTCCGGGGTGCGGGGGAGGGTCATCCGCGAACCGGATACCCTCGGTTTCGGCGACGGCAACGGCGTCAATCTGGAACGGGAGATGATCGCCATGGCGGAAAACCAGCTGCTTTACGAAACCGCCACCCAGGTCATCAGCAAGAAACTCGGCCTGCTCAAATATGTGGCCCAAGACGGCCGTTAA
- the flgC gene encoding flagellar basal body rod protein FlgC, producing the protein MDIFDALKISSSALAAQQVRLNTISSNLANIETTRTPDGGPYRKREVVFRSTESPFAKKLEQSLKGAVQGVEVAAIQINNAPPRVIYDPSHPDADEAGQVLLPNVNLLDEMVDMTSATRAYEANVTAIKATKRMALKALEIGR; encoded by the coding sequence ATGGATATCTTCGACGCGCTCAAAATAAGTTCCTCGGCGCTGGCGGCGCAACAGGTCCGCCTCAATACCATCAGCTCCAACCTGGCCAATATCGAAACGACCCGCACCCCCGACGGTGGCCCCTATCGCAAGCGGGAAGTCGTCTTTCGCTCCACCGAGAGCCCTTTCGCGAAAAAGTTGGAACAAAGCTTGAAAGGAGCGGTACAGGGGGTAGAGGTCGCCGCCATTCAGATCAACAACGCTCCTCCTCGGGTCATTTACGATCCCTCCCATCCCGACGCCGACGAGGCGGGGCAGGTGCTGCTTCCCAACGTCAACCTGCTCGACGAGATGGTCGATATGACCAGCGCCACCCGCGCCTACGAAGCGAACGTCACGGCGATCAAGGCGACCAAACGAATGGCCCTCAAGGCCCTTGAAATAGGACGATAA
- the fliE gene encoding flagellar hook-basal body complex protein FliE: MSDITLLSHLSNLGTPPVASSAPAQGGNGGFAKALGEALDSVSRSQSEADLAVEQLQTGESRNLHEVMIAMEKADISLKLAVQMRNKALEAYQEIMRMQV; this comes from the coding sequence ATGAGCGATATCACGTTACTTTCCCATCTGAGCAATCTCGGAACGCCGCCCGTCGCATCCTCCGCTCCGGCGCAGGGGGGTAATGGCGGTTTCGCCAAAGCCCTCGGCGAGGCTCTTGACTCGGTCAGCCGTAGCCAGTCCGAGGCCGATCTGGCGGTGGAGCAGTTGCAGACCGGCGAATCGCGCAATCTGCACGAGGTGATGATCGCCATGGAAAAAGCCGATATCTCCCTGAAGCTGGCGGTGCAGATGCGCAACAAGGCGCTTGAGGCTTATCAGGAAATCATGCGGATGCAGGTCTAA
- the fliF gene encoding flagellar basal-body MS-ring/collar protein FliF, with protein MAVATNRNLMRTVGAWPASRKLSLLAVVLICAAVFAAIILQARVADYHLLFAQMENADAAEVVEWLKERKIPYRLEGNGTSIHIPADQVYETRLELAGSGLPRGGGVGFEIFDQQSFGMTDFAQKINYLRAQQGELSRTIASLAPVEGARVHLALPEKRLFTEQQKVGSASVILKLGAGRQLKESQIQGIVHLVAGSVDGIEAENVTVVDSTGKILTANPSDEIAGPMTPGMLDYQQTLERRLESRAQSLLDQALGAGNSVVRVTAAVDFLQQEQTEESYDPNRTAVRSEQTSQEKNGTPSAAGVPGVASNLGDAAPTSGMTSSSRSEETINYEVSKVINRKVFPVGTIKQLSVAVLVADRPAPAAAGEEAGAPVPRDAKEIQSIRAMVSSALGIDDARGDKLEVSSMPFESAFFEMASTESMEGAGLYQYLPFIKYGLLIVGAVLLYLLLARPMLRTLQGSARVVTPMKTVEELEAELNRTEALPRPQGDPAERLRELAMQEQGSFAQIIKTWLRES; from the coding sequence ATGGCGGTGGCAACGAATAGAAATCTGATGCGGACGGTGGGCGCCTGGCCGGCTTCCCGCAAGCTGAGTCTGCTGGCAGTGGTGCTGATCTGCGCGGCGGTCTTCGCCGCTATCATTCTGCAGGCGCGGGTGGCCGATTATCATCTGCTCTTCGCCCAGATGGAAAACGCCGACGCCGCCGAGGTGGTGGAGTGGCTCAAGGAACGGAAGATCCCCTATCGCCTGGAGGGCAACGGGACCTCCATCCACATTCCTGCCGATCAGGTCTACGAGACCCGTCTGGAACTGGCCGGTTCCGGTCTGCCTCGAGGGGGCGGCGTCGGTTTCGAGATCTTCGACCAGCAGAGCTTCGGCATGACCGACTTCGCTCAGAAGATCAACTACCTGCGCGCCCAGCAGGGGGAACTGTCGCGGACCATCGCCTCCCTGGCGCCGGTGGAAGGGGCGCGGGTGCATCTGGCCCTGCCGGAAAAACGCCTCTTCACCGAGCAGCAGAAGGTCGGTAGCGCCTCGGTCATCCTCAAGCTGGGAGCCGGCCGTCAACTCAAGGAAAGCCAGATCCAGGGGATCGTCCATCTGGTTGCCGGCAGCGTCGACGGCATCGAAGCCGAGAACGTCACGGTCGTCGATTCCACCGGCAAGATCCTCACCGCCAACCCCTCCGACGAAATCGCCGGGCCGATGACTCCGGGGATGCTCGATTACCAGCAGACCCTGGAGCGGCGTCTGGAAAGTCGCGCCCAGTCCCTTCTCGATCAGGCCCTTGGAGCCGGCAACTCGGTGGTGCGGGTGACCGCCGCCGTCGATTTCCTGCAGCAGGAGCAGACCGAAGAGAGTTACGATCCCAACCGTACCGCCGTGCGTAGCGAGCAGACCAGCCAGGAAAAGAACGGCACTCCGTCCGCCGCCGGGGTGCCGGGCGTCGCCTCGAATCTGGGGGATGCTGCGCCGACTTCCGGGATGACCTCATCGAGCCGTAGCGAAGAGACGATCAACTACGAAGTCAGCAAGGTCATCAACCGCAAGGTCTTCCCGGTCGGCACCATCAAGCAGCTCTCCGTGGCGGTGCTCGTGGCCGATCGTCCGGCACCGGCCGCCGCCGGGGAGGAAGCCGGTGCGCCGGTTCCCCGTGACGCCAAGGAAATCCAGTCGATCCGGGCCATGGTGAGCAGCGCCCTGGGCATCGACGATGCCCGTGGCGACAAGCTGGAAGTCAGTTCCATGCCCTTCGAGAGCGCTTTTTTTGAAATGGCTTCCACCGAAAGCATGGAAGGCGCCGGGCTTTACCAGTACCTGCCCTTTATCAAGTATGGCCTGTTGATCGTCGGCGCGGTCTTGCTCTATCTGCTGCTGGCCCGGCCGATGCTGCGTACCCTGCAGGGTTCCGCTCGGGTGGTGACGCCGATGAAGACCGTCGAGGAACTGGAGGCCGAACTGAACCGTACCGAGGCCCTACCCCGGCCGCAGGGCGACCCGGCCGAGCGGCTGCGGGAGCTGGCCATGCAAGAGCAGGGGTCGTTCGCCCAGATCATCAAGACCTGGCTGAGAGAGAGCTGA
- the fliG gene encoding flagellar motor switch protein FliG, whose product MATGLLSRLSGVERAAMLLFCLGEEATARIFERLDDSEVRKISRCMMSIEHVPADVAKQVVDHFLKAEEELAGLFVRGDEFVRKAISSSSNKDRKASLMDQLAAGASFRPLETIAMMEPRMVAGILQNEHPQTIALILSTQTPEHTSKILEGFNEALRAEIVYRMARIDKVSPEVINDIEESLRREIGAVVDSEQQQVGGIDKVVDILGRMKKGKDRVILGMIEESDPELAETIRRRLFVFDDLVYIDGRGLQQILREVNNDTLVVALKTASEDLTNKLFANISSRAVDMIKEDMAAMAPVRLADVEAAQQEIIQVALKLEEEGKVVIPGRGVSDVLV is encoded by the coding sequence ATGGCAACGGGTCTTCTTTCGCGCCTGTCCGGAGTGGAACGGGCCGCCATGTTGCTCTTCTGCCTCGGCGAGGAGGCGACCGCGCGTATCTTCGAGCGTCTTGACGACAGCGAAGTTCGCAAGATCAGCCGCTGCATGATGAGCATCGAGCACGTTCCCGCCGATGTCGCCAAGCAGGTGGTCGATCATTTTCTCAAGGCCGAGGAGGAGCTGGCGGGGCTCTTCGTGCGTGGCGACGAGTTCGTCCGAAAAGCCATCTCCAGCAGTTCCAACAAGGATCGCAAGGCGTCGCTCATGGATCAGCTCGCCGCCGGGGCGAGTTTTCGTCCCCTGGAAACGATCGCCATGATGGAGCCGCGCATGGTCGCCGGCATCCTCCAGAACGAGCATCCCCAGACCATTGCCCTGATCCTCTCGACCCAGACGCCGGAGCATACCAGCAAGATTCTGGAAGGCTTCAACGAAGCGCTGCGCGCCGAGATCGTCTACCGCATGGCGCGCATCGACAAGGTTTCCCCCGAGGTCATCAACGATATCGAGGAATCCCTGCGTCGGGAGATCGGCGCCGTCGTCGACAGCGAGCAGCAGCAGGTCGGCGGGATCGACAAGGTGGTCGATATCCTCGGGCGCATGAAGAAAGGGAAGGATCGGGTGATCCTCGGCATGATCGAGGAGAGCGACCCGGAACTGGCGGAAACCATCCGCCGCCGGCTCTTTGTCTTTGACGACCTGGTCTATATCGACGGCCGCGGCTTGCAGCAGATTCTGCGCGAGGTCAACAACGACACCCTGGTGGTGGCCCTCAAGACCGCCTCCGAGGACCTGACCAACAAGCTTTTTGCCAACATTTCCAGCCGCGCCGTGGACATGATCAAGGAAGATATGGCGGCGATGGCGCCGGTGCGCCTCGCCGACGTCGAGGCGGCCCAACAGGAGATCATTCAGGTGGCGCTGAAGCTGGAGGAAGAAGGCAAGGTCGTGATCCCGGGAAGGGGAGTGTCCGATGTCCTGGTCTAG
- a CDS encoding flagellar assembly protein FliH produces the protein MSWSRIYKGNECNDLQRLVFSDFASGDGGMVAGGAVFQESVSSLPTASAVDSARVHLPGGPSRESEAQAAEAFARGKREGAEEVEKRFGPTIQAFASAVEEISRLRESILKNSSDDMLRLVLAIAEQIIPCAVSLNPEIIHHTIVKALQAAADADSYHIKVHPDDMAVVMEKKPLLMASISGLKNLTVEEDAHIARGGCLVESELGQVDATIESQLEEIREKILRAAGGA, from the coding sequence ATGTCCTGGTCTAGAATCTACAAGGGGAACGAGTGCAACGATTTGCAGCGCCTGGTCTTTTCCGACTTTGCCAGCGGCGACGGTGGCATGGTGGCGGGGGGCGCGGTCTTTCAGGAGTCCGTTTCATCCCTGCCGACGGCGTCCGCCGTCGACTCCGCTCGGGTGCATCTTCCGGGGGGGCCGTCCCGCGAGAGCGAGGCCCAGGCCGCCGAAGCCTTTGCCCGGGGCAAACGGGAAGGGGCCGAAGAGGTGGAAAAACGCTTCGGTCCGACGATCCAGGCCTTTGCCTCGGCGGTTGAGGAAATCAGCCGGCTGCGGGAATCGATCCTGAAAAACAGCTCCGATGATATGCTGCGCCTGGTCTTGGCGATCGCCGAGCAGATCATCCCCTGCGCTGTCTCCCTCAATCCCGAAATCATCCATCACACCATCGTCAAGGCCCTGCAGGCGGCCGCCGATGCCGACAGCTACCACATTAAGGTCCATCCCGACGACATGGCGGTGGTCATGGAGAAGAAGCCCCTGCTCATGGCGAGCATCAGCGGCCTGAAGAACCTGACCGTGGAAGAGGACGCGCACATCGCCCGGGGGGGATGCCTGGTCGAGTCGGAGCTGGGGCAAGTGGACGCCACCATCGAAAGCCAGCTGGAAGAGATCCGCGAGAAGATTCTACGCGCTGCCGGAGGGGCCTAG
- a CDS encoding FliI/YscN family ATPase, with translation MTNLVGELQGFNPMRVRGKVTNIVGLVVEGYCPDASVGTLCMLTPKDGGAPVPAEVVGFRDSRALLMPLGELRGLGPGSLIQVCRSSAVQKVGDGLLGRVVDAMGEPIDGPPLPPLDHEMPIYALPAGPLERRKITTPLDLGVRSINAMLTCGTGQRMGIMAGSGVGKSVLLGTMARFAQADINVIALIGERGREVGEFIERDLGPEGLARSVVVVATSDQSPLLRMRGAFVATTIAEHFCAQGKNVLLMMDSATRFAMAMREVGLAVGEPPTTKGYTPSVFATLPKLLERAGSFKAGGSITGLYTVLVDGDDMNEPIADAVRSILDGHIVLSRQLAARNHYPAIDILASASRVMRDIVDPEHFKRSGLLREILATYREAEDLINIGAYVAGSNPRIDRAVAKIDAVTRFLRQEMGEWFDMPTTLAQLKELGLD, from the coding sequence ATGACCAATCTGGTCGGTGAGCTGCAAGGCTTCAACCCCATGCGGGTGCGGGGCAAGGTCACCAATATCGTCGGACTGGTGGTGGAGGGCTACTGCCCCGACGCTTCCGTCGGCACCCTGTGCATGCTCACACCCAAGGACGGCGGCGCGCCGGTGCCCGCCGAGGTCGTCGGCTTCCGCGATTCCCGGGCGTTGCTCATGCCCCTGGGCGAGTTGCGCGGTCTTGGGCCAGGAAGTCTCATCCAGGTCTGCCGCAGCAGCGCCGTCCAGAAGGTCGGCGACGGGCTGCTCGGGCGAGTGGTCGATGCCATGGGCGAACCGATCGATGGGCCGCCCCTGCCCCCCCTCGACCATGAAATGCCCATCTACGCCCTGCCCGCTGGCCCTCTGGAGCGGCGCAAGATCACCACTCCACTCGATCTCGGGGTCCGTTCCATCAACGCCATGCTGACCTGCGGCACCGGTCAGCGCATGGGGATCATGGCCGGTTCCGGGGTCGGCAAGAGCGTCCTGCTCGGCACCATGGCCCGCTTCGCCCAGGCCGACATCAACGTCATCGCCCTGATCGGCGAGCGCGGGCGCGAGGTCGGCGAATTCATCGAGCGCGACCTGGGCCCGGAAGGCCTGGCCCGTTCGGTGGTGGTCGTCGCCACCTCCGATCAATCGCCGCTGCTGCGCATGCGCGGCGCCTTCGTCGCGACCACCATCGCCGAGCATTTCTGCGCCCAGGGCAAGAACGTGCTGCTGATGATGGATTCGGCGACCCGTTTTGCCATGGCCATGCGCGAGGTCGGCCTGGCCGTCGGCGAACCGCCCACCACCAAGGGCTATACGCCCTCGGTCTTCGCCACCCTGCCCAAGCTGCTGGAGCGGGCCGGAAGTTTCAAGGCCGGCGGCAGTATCACCGGCCTTTACACCGTCCTCGTTGACGGCGACGACATGAACGAGCCGATCGCCGACGCGGTGCGCTCCATTCTCGACGGCCACATTGTCCTCTCCCGGCAGCTGGCGGCCCGCAACCACTATCCGGCCATCGACATCCTCGCTTCGGCCAGCCGCGTCATGCGCGACATCGTCGATCCCGAGCATTTCAAGCGCAGCGGCCTTTTGCGGGAGATTCTCGCCACCTACCGCGAGGCCGAGGATCTCATCAACATCGGCGCCTACGTCGCCGGTAGTAATCCCCGCATCGACCGGGCGGTGGCCAAGATCGACGCGGTCACCCGCTTTCTGCGCCAGGAAATGGGGGAATGGTTCGATATGCCGACGACGCTCGCGCAGCTCAAGGAACTGGGCCTCGACTGA
- the fliJ gene encoding flagellar export protein FliJ → MAKFKLQTVLDYRERLESLAQQAHADALDRENRLLGELTAKRRELDSLREEFEDLQRKGLDAFEFSLYSNHIGHAMGQVADLVERWEAARDEVERRRQALCVASQERQLLEKLKEKHRNEAYAEELHKEAVQLDEVAVRQFRK, encoded by the coding sequence ATGGCGAAATTCAAGCTGCAAACCGTGCTCGACTACCGGGAACGCCTGGAGAGTCTGGCGCAGCAGGCTCACGCTGACGCCCTCGACCGGGAGAACCGGCTGCTCGGGGAATTGACCGCCAAGCGCCGCGAGCTCGACAGCCTGCGGGAAGAGTTCGAGGACTTGCAGCGCAAGGGACTGGATGCTTTCGAGTTCTCGCTCTACAGCAACCACATCGGTCATGCCATGGGCCAGGTGGCGGATTTGGTGGAGCGCTGGGAGGCCGCCCGCGACGAGGTCGAGCGCCGGCGTCAGGCCCTGTGTGTCGCCAGCCAGGAGCGGCAACTGCTGGAAAAACTCAAGGAAAAGCATCGGAATGAAGCCTATGCAGAAGAACTGCACAAAGAGGCGGTGCAGCTTGATGAAGTCGCCGTGCGCCAATTCAGGAAATAG
- a CDS encoding MotE family protein — protein sequence MRPGFLLLSITLAGILLVSGAPPTGGEEAMLPGLDSLEQRRLLLSLQEERESLQQEFAAKEEKLAIRELELKTLETEVDKKLAQLQQARDDLSRLLEAKDEVEAQRIQGLGKMYEKMDPAQGAVLLAELDRELAVRILAGMKAKAAGALLENMPPEEARRLSTSYSTLVED from the coding sequence ATGCGTCCCGGATTTCTACTCTTATCGATTACCTTGGCGGGCATTCTCCTCGTCAGTGGGGCGCCGCCAACCGGCGGTGAGGAGGCCATGCTGCCTGGCTTGGATTCCCTGGAACAGCGCCGTCTGCTTCTCTCCCTGCAAGAAGAGCGGGAGTCGTTACAGCAGGAATTCGCCGCCAAGGAAGAAAAACTCGCCATCAGGGAATTAGAGCTAAAGACCCTGGAGACCGAGGTCGATAAGAAGTTAGCCCAGCTCCAGCAGGCGCGGGACGACCTGAGTCGTCTGCTGGAAGCCAAGGACGAGGTGGAGGCCCAACGGATCCAGGGGCTCGGCAAGATGTATGAAAAAATGGACCCCGCCCAGGGCGCGGTTCTTCTCGCCGAGCTTGATCGGGAACTGGCGGTGCGGATTCTGGCCGGAATGAAGGCCAAGGCTGCCGGTGCCCTGTTGGAAAACATGCCTCCGGAAGAGGCGCGTCGCCTGAGTACTTCCTATTCCACCCTCGTCGAGGATTAA
- a CDS encoding flagellar hook-length control protein FliK: MRAEEAVAAVAAVRRGPSLAANPALDSKPETPVARADAPAVAPAASDLTAATEPAPARVSPAAVRQDIPASASFRLPVDSAVIDSLRVSPAQSQPTSVLAEAATGIATLAEGGAALRETVVPPRLREDLRGSRLDTSSDRRFAQLLGETRGAVRVSVAQGESMPVMDAGKGEGAELLFREPGAQAEPGIFRVAADNGSNPTVFSAVGQGGATPQAASAGTGTPGAATPFALPVPEEQVYQQVASRLTLVDGERHSRMTMRLYPEELGQVKLELTVEGDRVRVQMHAQNQQVQEVLEKYLPRLRESFEQQGLKLEEAQVTYDSPGQGGRGSFQESRQSFFTARSAGRSAGRAAGEEEPVVAPPPSSANPRPGGISVRV, translated from the coding sequence ATGCGGGCGGAAGAGGCGGTTGCGGCGGTTGCGGCGGTTCGCAGGGGGCCGTCCCTTGCCGCTAACCCAGCCTTGGATTCCAAACCGGAAACTCCCGTCGCCCGGGCCGATGCTCCGGCCGTTGCCCCCGCCGCCAGCGATCTCACCGCGGCCACTGAACCGGCTCCGGCGCGGGTTTCCCCCGCAGCTGTCCGCCAGGATATTCCGGCTTCTGCCTCCTTTCGGCTACCGGTAGATTCGGCGGTGATCGATTCGTTACGGGTCTCCCCGGCGCAAAGCCAACCCACTTCGGTTTTAGCCGAAGCCGCGACAGGTATCGCAACCCTGGCCGAAGGGGGCGCCGCTCTCCGCGAAACGGTCGTACCGCCAAGATTGCGGGAGGATCTACGTGGATCGCGCCTGGATACTTCCTCGGATCGGCGCTTCGCCCAACTTTTAGGCGAAACGCGAGGGGCGGTTCGTGTTTCGGTTGCGCAAGGGGAGTCGATGCCGGTGATGGATGCCGGCAAAGGGGAGGGGGCCGAGCTGCTCTTCCGTGAGCCCGGGGCGCAAGCGGAACCGGGAATCTTCCGGGTCGCCGCCGATAACGGGTCGAATCCTACGGTATTTTCCGCCGTTGGGCAGGGGGGAGCAACCCCGCAGGCCGCCTCTGCCGGAACAGGCACGCCGGGTGCCGCCACGCCTTTTGCCTTGCCGGTGCCCGAGGAGCAGGTCTATCAACAGGTGGCGAGCCGCCTGACTTTGGTCGATGGCGAACGACACAGCCGCATGACCATGCGCCTCTATCCCGAAGAATTGGGTCAGGTCAAGCTCGAGCTGACGGTGGAAGGGGACCGGGTCCGGGTGCAGATGCACGCCCAGAATCAGCAGGTTCAGGAAGTGCTGGAAAAATACCTGCCGCGCCTGCGCGAATCCTTCGAACAGCAGGGCTTGAAGCTGGAAGAGGCCCAGGTCACCTATGACTCCCCGGGACAGGGGGGGCGCGGTTCCTTTCAGGAATCCCGCCAGTCCTTCTTCACGGCCCGATCTGCCGGCCGTTCCGCCGGTCGCGCGGCCGGTGAGGAGGAACCGGTGGTTGCGCCGCCACCGTCTTCGGCCAACCCGCGCCCCGGCGGCATCAGCGTGCGGGTGTGA